The following are encoded in a window of Salinibacter ruber DSM 13855 genomic DNA:
- a CDS encoding trans-sulfuration enzyme family protein translates to MDLDPETTLSLAGQDLDDTFNSVVPPLYQSAIFQFEDVGETKGYDYTRSGNPTRAALEDTLADLDGGAGAVACATGMAAVSTVTSLFDAGAHLICAHDCYGGTERLFSCLDDQDKLSVSYEDLSDRDALADAVRPETTALWVETPSNPLLRIVDLEALSEFADAHDLLLVVDNTFLSPLLQRPIDYGADLVVYSTTKYLNGHSDVVGGAIIARTEALADRVDFAANAHGTVAAPFDSWLVLRGAKTLPVRLRQHETNARALARSLDEHPAVQRVCYPGLYDHPGHEIARAQQNGYGGMVSFFVDDEQVDVEALLRSTEVFALAESLGGVESLIEHPATMSHASMAPEQREAAGITNGLIRLSVGIESTDDLRADLSQALTAAGAEAAASGHDTPVSAEAQAPASEGTC, encoded by the coding sequence ATGGACCTGGACCCGGAAACAACGCTCTCCCTCGCTGGGCAGGACCTCGACGACACGTTCAATAGCGTCGTGCCCCCCCTCTACCAGTCGGCCATCTTCCAGTTTGAAGATGTCGGCGAGACGAAAGGGTACGACTACACCCGTAGCGGCAACCCGACGCGGGCGGCCCTGGAGGACACGCTGGCCGACCTCGACGGCGGGGCCGGCGCCGTGGCGTGCGCCACCGGCATGGCCGCCGTGTCGACCGTCACGTCGCTCTTCGACGCCGGTGCGCACCTGATCTGTGCGCACGACTGCTACGGGGGCACCGAGCGCCTCTTTTCTTGTCTCGACGATCAGGACAAACTCTCCGTCTCCTACGAAGACCTTTCGGACCGCGACGCCCTTGCCGACGCCGTGCGGCCCGAAACGACGGCCTTGTGGGTGGAAACGCCCTCCAACCCCCTTCTTCGCATCGTCGACCTGGAGGCCCTCTCCGAGTTCGCCGACGCACACGATCTACTGCTTGTCGTCGACAACACCTTTCTTTCTCCCCTCCTGCAGCGGCCCATCGACTACGGGGCCGACCTCGTGGTGTACTCGACGACGAAGTACCTGAACGGCCACTCCGACGTAGTGGGCGGCGCCATCATTGCCCGCACGGAGGCCCTCGCCGATCGGGTTGACTTTGCGGCCAATGCGCACGGCACCGTCGCCGCGCCGTTCGACAGCTGGCTCGTCCTCCGCGGGGCCAAGACCCTACCGGTCCGCCTGCGCCAGCACGAAACCAATGCGCGAGCCCTCGCGCGCTCTCTGGACGAGCACCCGGCCGTGCAGCGCGTCTGCTACCCGGGCCTCTACGACCATCCCGGCCACGAGATCGCACGCGCTCAGCAGAACGGCTACGGCGGCATGGTCTCCTTCTTCGTCGACGACGAACAGGTGGACGTCGAAGCGCTGCTGCGCTCCACCGAGGTCTTTGCCCTCGCCGAGTCGCTAGGGGGCGTCGAGTCGCTGATCGAGCACCCGGCCACCATGAGCCACGCGTCGATGGCCCCCGAGCAGCGGGAGGCGGCGGGCATCACCAACGGCCTCATCCGTCTCTCCGTCGGCATCGAGTCGACCGACGACCTCCGGGCAGACCTGAGTCAGGCCCTGACGGCGGCGGGCGCCGAGGCGGCAGCGAGCGGGCACGACACGCCCGTTTCCGCAGAGGCCCAAGCCCCGGCCTCGGAGGGGACGTGCTGA
- the rpmE gene encoding 50S ribosomal protein L31, whose amino-acid sequence MQHDLHPEYSEVTIQLADGSEITTRSTMETDSYETEVDSTNHPFYTGRRQFVDTAGRVEKFNRRYGLTDDDEGDDEETEDAADE is encoded by the coding sequence ATGCAACACGATCTGCACCCCGAGTACAGCGAAGTAACCATCCAACTCGCGGACGGCTCCGAAATCACGACCCGGTCCACGATGGAGACCGACTCGTACGAGACCGAGGTCGACTCGACGAATCATCCGTTCTACACCGGCCGCCGTCAGTTCGTCGACACGGCCGGCCGCGTTGAGAAGTTCAACCGCCGGTACGGGCTCACCGATGACGACGAGGGAGACGACGAAGAGACGGAAGACGCCGCCGACGAGTAG
- a CDS encoding PspA/IM30 family protein yields MSIWSRFKRAVKSLFGGAVSAMEDPRTILEQNIRELNDQVPEMNENIATVKANKIMLEKEVKKTRDRVEQLSNRIKTALKSDREDIAKKYAKRLEDQKESLERTEEQLKGAERAYEKALKVKKAFMREKEQKIQEAKDALRQHERAQWQAEIADTMEQFEVSGLDQTHDEMVRRLDEESAKNEARMEMALDSVDTEALQIEEDAEELRAQQVVDEFKADMGMVDEEETLDSESVEEETIDLPEDEEIEEPSKTIGKQRNKSE; encoded by the coding sequence ATGTCTATCTGGTCCCGATTCAAGCGCGCAGTAAAGTCGCTCTTCGGCGGCGCCGTCTCGGCGATGGAGGATCCGCGGACGATTCTCGAACAAAACATCCGGGAGCTCAACGATCAGGTCCCGGAGATGAACGAGAACATCGCCACGGTGAAGGCGAACAAGATCATGCTCGAGAAGGAGGTCAAGAAGACAAGAGACCGGGTCGAGCAGCTTTCCAACCGTATCAAGACCGCCCTCAAGTCCGACCGCGAAGACATTGCCAAAAAGTATGCGAAGCGGCTCGAGGACCAAAAGGAAAGCCTCGAGCGGACGGAGGAGCAGCTCAAGGGCGCCGAGCGGGCCTACGAGAAAGCCCTTAAGGTCAAAAAGGCCTTCATGCGCGAGAAGGAGCAGAAGATTCAGGAGGCGAAGGATGCCCTTCGCCAGCACGAGCGGGCGCAGTGGCAGGCCGAGATTGCCGACACGATGGAGCAGTTTGAGGTGTCGGGGCTAGACCAGACCCACGACGAGATGGTACGGCGCCTGGACGAGGAGTCGGCCAAGAACGAGGCCCGGATGGAGATGGCCCTCGATTCGGTGGACACCGAGGCCCTCCAGATTGAGGAAGACGCCGAGGAGCTGCGGGCCCAGCAGGTCGTCGACGAATTCAAGGCCGACATGGGCATGGTCGACGAGGAGGAGACGCTGGACTCGGAGTCCGTGGAGGAAGAGACGATTGACCTGCCCGAGGACGAAGAGATTGAGGAGCCGTCGAAGACCATCGGCAAGCAGCGCAACAAGTCGGAGTAG
- the uvrB gene encoding excinuclease ABC subunit UvrB yields MTEVLNDRTDQFQLESDFEPMGDQPQAIRELVDGVGRGDEHQTLLGATGTGKTFTVANVIEEVNKPTLVMSHNKTLAAQLYGELKQFFPNNAVEYFISYYDYYQPESYIVPNDTYIEKDVAINDRIERLRLRATSELVSGRDDVIVVASVSCIYGLGSPAEFQKEILPLERGLEVERNDLLRRFIDLFYERNDIEFTPGTFRVRGDVVDIFPAYREEIALRIEFWGDEIDRLALFEPESGRELEEVNQFTLYPAQIFVTPDDRLERAIEDIKEELRWRLAVLREEGKMVEAQRLEQRTMFDLEMMQEVGYCSGIENYSRHLTGREPGERPYCLLDYFPDDFMLVVDESHVTIPQVRAMYNGDRQRKLKLVEHGFRLPSALDNRPLTFEEFEELTPQTIYMSATPADYELEQSGGVFVEQVVRPTGIPDPEVDVRPTGNQVDDLMEEIRKRAEKGERVLVTTLTKRMTEDLADYLDSYGVDVRWMHSDIDALERVDIIRGLRLGEYDVLVGVNLLREGLDLPEVSLVAILDADQQGFLRSETSLIQTAGRAARNVNGEVILYADEITDAMQKMIDETERRRERQLEYNETHDVTPEPIRKSPDEIKMGTAIADEKSEGEESGSRHHYGSPDQLSSEVADPVVEYLSEDQKEDLVDQMREEMEEAAENLEFERAAELRDSIEELEEELAESGE; encoded by the coding sequence ATGACGGAGGTCCTGAACGACCGGACGGATCAGTTTCAGCTCGAGTCGGACTTTGAGCCCATGGGCGACCAGCCGCAGGCGATCCGCGAGCTCGTGGACGGGGTCGGGAGGGGCGACGAGCACCAGACCCTGCTCGGGGCCACGGGGACGGGCAAGACCTTCACCGTGGCAAACGTGATCGAGGAGGTGAACAAGCCGACCCTCGTCATGAGCCACAACAAAACCCTGGCGGCCCAACTCTACGGGGAGTTGAAGCAGTTCTTCCCCAACAATGCTGTTGAGTACTTTATCTCGTACTACGACTATTATCAGCCGGAGTCGTACATCGTCCCCAACGACACCTACATCGAGAAGGACGTGGCCATCAACGACCGCATCGAGCGGTTGCGGCTCCGGGCCACCTCCGAACTCGTCAGCGGGCGGGATGACGTGATCGTGGTGGCGAGCGTGTCGTGCATCTACGGCCTCGGTTCGCCCGCGGAATTCCAGAAGGAAATCCTGCCGTTGGAGCGGGGCCTGGAGGTGGAGCGCAACGACCTGCTCCGCCGTTTCATCGACCTGTTCTACGAGCGCAACGACATCGAATTCACGCCCGGCACCTTTCGGGTCCGCGGGGACGTGGTGGACATCTTTCCGGCCTACCGCGAAGAGATCGCCCTTCGAATCGAGTTCTGGGGCGACGAGATCGACCGCCTGGCCCTGTTCGAGCCGGAGAGCGGGCGCGAACTGGAGGAGGTGAATCAGTTTACCCTGTACCCGGCGCAGATCTTCGTCACCCCGGACGATCGCTTGGAACGGGCCATCGAGGACATCAAGGAGGAGCTGCGCTGGCGGCTGGCGGTGCTGCGGGAAGAGGGCAAGATGGTGGAGGCCCAGCGCCTGGAGCAGCGCACCATGTTCGACCTTGAGATGATGCAAGAGGTCGGCTACTGCTCGGGCATTGAAAACTATTCGCGGCACCTGACCGGCCGCGAGCCGGGCGAGCGTCCCTACTGCCTGCTCGACTACTTCCCGGACGACTTCATGCTGGTGGTGGACGAGAGCCACGTCACGATCCCGCAGGTGCGGGCCATGTACAACGGCGACCGGCAGCGCAAGCTGAAGCTGGTGGAGCACGGCTTTCGCCTCCCGTCGGCCCTCGACAACCGCCCCCTCACGTTCGAGGAGTTCGAGGAGCTGACGCCGCAGACCATCTACATGAGCGCCACCCCCGCCGACTACGAGCTAGAGCAAAGCGGAGGCGTTTTCGTGGAGCAGGTGGTGCGCCCCACCGGCATTCCCGACCCGGAGGTCGACGTCCGGCCGACCGGAAATCAGGTGGACGACCTGATGGAGGAGATTCGCAAACGCGCCGAGAAGGGCGAGCGCGTGCTCGTAACGACCCTCACGAAGCGGATGACCGAGGACCTGGCCGACTACCTCGACAGCTACGGGGTGGACGTCCGCTGGATGCACTCCGACATCGACGCCCTCGAACGGGTGGACATCATTCGGGGGCTGCGCCTGGGGGAGTACGATGTGCTCGTGGGCGTGAATCTCCTGCGGGAGGGGCTGGACCTGCCTGAGGTGTCGCTCGTAGCCATCCTCGACGCGGACCAGCAGGGCTTTCTGCGCTCGGAGACCTCGCTGATCCAGACGGCCGGCCGTGCCGCTCGCAACGTGAACGGGGAGGTGATTCTGTACGCCGACGAGATTACGGACGCGATGCAGAAGATGATTGACGAAACGGAGCGGCGCCGGGAGCGGCAGCTTGAGTACAACGAGACACACGACGTAACGCCGGAACCGATCCGGAAGTCCCCCGACGAGATCAAGATGGGCACGGCGATCGCCGACGAGAAGAGCGAGGGGGAAGAGTCCGGCTCCCGGCACCACTACGGCAGTCCGGATCAGCTCTCCAGCGAGGTGGCCGACCCGGTGGTCGAGTACCTCTCGGAGGACCAGAAGGAGGACCTCGTCGACCAGATGCGGGAAGAAATGGAAGAGGCTGCCGAGAACCTCGAGTTTGAGCGGGCCGCCGAGCTCCGAGACAGCATCGAAGAGCTGGAGGAGGAGCTCGCCGAGAGCGGAGAGTAG
- a CDS encoding FG-GAP repeat domain-containing protein — protein MPRIRAFLVGLVGIVLVGCAGSSQSVSPDASSASFPDDYQRVVAPSIEVADTDGALIPNPFYGGFNAPRPQFVDIDGDEDSDLFVQERPGQLAFFEHVTEGDSSRLVWRTDHYRDLQIGEWYRFADLDQDGVPDLLTEEPYSHLRAYRNVGSATAPTFELYADTLRTVEGEPIFSDRQNIPNVTDLGCNGRLDLFLGRLDGTITRYESVDGTNGMPQFAHVTDEFEGIKIVGGTGQKGPSLHGANTLTFADVDDDGDSDLFWGDFFEPGLLLIENTGTCGNPVLSGQPERFPSSNPLLTSGYNAPAFTDWSGNGRPDLFVGVLGGSSGSNSSLADNFYFYEHTADGYQLRTRQFVGGIDVGSESTVALGDIQGDGQTDVLVANKIDPTQGETSLVYPLTPTGDKGPPRLRKRSPLDLPDAYRYAPALGDLNGDGADDLILGTWQGALSYHENQGDGTFDAVDGALDGLSGGSNVVPALGDVTGNGAPDLVLGTASGTLTLHRNTGGEASPNFASEGVTLAELNGRAAPTLHDVTGDGRLDLLVGTKTGLVLLRNQGGTDGLEFGPPTSVNLDGIPRNATPVWGDLDGDGRTDLVVGGKRGGLVLFQPSAATE, from the coding sequence ATGCCACGCATTCGCGCCTTCCTCGTCGGCCTCGTCGGGATCGTCCTGGTGGGCTGTGCCGGGTCCTCGCAATCGGTGTCTCCGGATGCCTCGTCGGCCTCGTTTCCGGACGACTACCAGCGCGTGGTGGCGCCGTCCATTGAGGTCGCCGACACCGACGGCGCCCTCATTCCGAACCCGTTCTACGGCGGCTTCAACGCGCCGCGCCCCCAGTTTGTGGACATTGACGGGGACGAGGACTCGGATCTCTTTGTCCAGGAGCGTCCCGGCCAGCTCGCGTTTTTCGAGCACGTCACCGAGGGGGACTCGTCGCGCCTCGTGTGGCGTACGGACCACTACCGGGACCTGCAGATCGGCGAATGGTACCGGTTTGCGGATCTTGACCAGGACGGGGTGCCCGATCTGCTCACGGAAGAGCCGTACAGCCATCTCCGCGCCTACCGGAACGTCGGCTCGGCCACGGCGCCGACGTTTGAGCTGTACGCCGACACGTTGCGGACCGTGGAGGGGGAGCCCATCTTCTCGGACCGTCAGAACATCCCGAACGTCACGGACCTTGGCTGCAACGGCCGGCTGGATCTCTTTCTGGGGCGGCTCGACGGGACCATCACCCGCTACGAGTCGGTCGACGGGACGAACGGCATGCCCCAGTTCGCCCACGTGACGGACGAGTTTGAGGGCATTAAGATTGTCGGGGGGACGGGCCAGAAGGGGCCGTCGCTTCACGGGGCCAACACCCTCACCTTTGCGGACGTGGACGACGACGGCGACTCCGACTTGTTCTGGGGCGACTTCTTCGAGCCTGGACTGCTCCTCATCGAGAACACGGGGACCTGCGGCAACCCCGTTCTCAGTGGACAGCCGGAGCGCTTTCCGTCGTCGAATCCGCTTTTGACCAGCGGGTATAACGCCCCCGCTTTCACCGACTGGTCCGGCAATGGACGCCCCGACTTGTTCGTCGGGGTCCTCGGGGGATCGAGCGGGTCCAACAGCAGTCTCGCGGACAACTTCTACTTCTACGAGCACACGGCGGACGGATATCAGCTCCGGACGCGCCAGTTTGTCGGGGGGATCGACGTGGGGAGCGAGAGCACCGTCGCCCTCGGGGACATTCAGGGAGACGGCCAGACCGACGTGCTCGTGGCAAACAAAATCGACCCGACCCAGGGCGAGACTTCTCTGGTGTACCCGCTGACCCCCACCGGTGACAAGGGGCCCCCTCGCCTCCGGAAACGTTCGCCCCTGGACTTGCCGGACGCGTACCGCTACGCCCCGGCCCTCGGCGACCTGAACGGCGACGGGGCCGACGACCTCATTCTCGGGACCTGGCAGGGCGCCCTCTCCTACCACGAGAACCAGGGCGACGGCACGTTCGACGCGGTCGACGGGGCCCTGGATGGCCTGTCGGGCGGGAGCAACGTCGTGCCGGCCCTGGGAGACGTGACGGGCAACGGCGCCCCGGATCTCGTACTGGGCACTGCGAGCGGGACCCTCACGCTCCACCGCAATACGGGGGGAGAGGCGTCCCCGAACTTTGCCTCGGAGGGCGTCACGCTCGCAGAGCTGAACGGACGGGCCGCCCCCACGCTCCACGACGTGACCGGCGATGGGCGGTTGGACCTGCTGGTCGGGACGAAGACGGGACTGGTCCTGCTTCGGAACCAGGGCGGCACCGATGGCCTGGAGTTCGGGCCGCCCACCTCAGTTAACCTCGACGGCATTCCCCGAAATGCTACGCCAGTCTGGGGGGACCTGGATGGGGATGGCAGAACGGACCTCGTCGTGGGCGGAAAGCGTGGTGGGCTCGTCCTCTTCCAGCCCTCGGCCGCCACGGAGTAG
- a CDS encoding thymidine phosphorylase encodes MSSVNPVPLIAAKRDGESLSKADLKALVDGYTEGTVPDYQMSAFLMAAYLNGLSAAEAAALTDAMLHSGTHIDLSSVPGTKVGKHSTGGVGDKVSPILVPLVASCGVPVAKLSGRGLGHTGGTIDKLESIPGFGTDLSVERYRRQVEEVGGVIAGQTGAVAPADKKIYALRDVTATVDSIPLIAASIMSKKLAEGNDALVLDVKCGRGAFMKTDADARTLAETLVAIGAEHDTPVVAVMTNMDVPLGRAVGNWPEIREAIACLRGEHADSALMEIVRGLAGEMIVLGGAAETPAEGREKARAAIESGAALDQFRSLVEAQGGDPTVLDDPDGRADSAPVAEVTAPPDAGGYVADLDALSIGQAAVKLGAGRQTKEASVDPIAGLTQLKKPGDPVDDGDVLARLHAGGTPDLEAVRAAVRSAYTFSDTPPAAAPALQARYDAEGWTRLSEGAAEEV; translated from the coding sequence ATGAGCAGTGTCAACCCCGTCCCCCTCATCGCGGCCAAACGTGACGGCGAGTCGCTGTCGAAGGCCGATCTCAAGGCCCTCGTGGACGGCTATACCGAAGGCACCGTCCCCGATTACCAGATGAGCGCGTTTTTGATGGCGGCCTACCTCAACGGCCTCTCCGCTGCGGAGGCGGCCGCCCTGACCGACGCGATGCTCCACTCGGGCACCCACATCGACCTCTCCTCGGTGCCGGGCACCAAGGTGGGCAAGCACTCGACGGGCGGGGTGGGCGACAAGGTGTCCCCGATTCTCGTGCCCCTCGTCGCCAGTTGCGGCGTGCCGGTGGCCAAGCTCAGCGGGCGCGGGCTCGGCCACACCGGCGGCACCATCGACAAGCTCGAATCCATTCCCGGATTCGGTACGGACCTGAGCGTGGAGCGGTATCGGCGGCAGGTGGAAGAGGTGGGCGGGGTCATCGCCGGGCAGACCGGGGCGGTGGCCCCCGCCGACAAGAAGATTTACGCGCTCCGCGACGTCACGGCCACCGTCGACTCGATCCCGCTCATTGCCGCCTCGATCATGAGCAAGAAGCTCGCGGAGGGCAACGACGCCCTCGTGCTCGACGTGAAGTGCGGGCGCGGGGCCTTCATGAAGACGGACGCCGACGCGCGAACGCTGGCCGAGACGCTGGTTGCCATCGGGGCCGAGCACGACACGCCCGTCGTGGCGGTCATGACGAACATGGACGTGCCGCTGGGGCGGGCCGTGGGGAACTGGCCCGAGATTCGAGAGGCGATCGCCTGCCTGCGGGGGGAGCACGCCGACTCCGCCCTCATGGAAATTGTCCGCGGCCTGGCCGGCGAGATGATTGTTCTGGGCGGCGCCGCGGAGACGCCGGCGGAGGGCCGGGAGAAGGCCCGCGCGGCCATCGAAAGCGGGGCGGCGCTGGATCAGTTCCGGTCCCTCGTTGAGGCACAGGGAGGAGACCCGACGGTCCTCGACGATCCGGACGGGCGGGCCGACAGCGCACCGGTGGCGGAGGTCACCGCCCCGCCCGACGCGGGAGGGTACGTCGCGGACCTCGACGCCCTGTCGATTGGGCAGGCGGCCGTGAAGCTCGGGGCCGGACGCCAGACAAAAGAGGCGTCGGTGGACCCGATCGCCGGCCTGACCCAGCTCAAGAAGCCCGGGGATCCGGTCGACGACGGAGACGTGCTCGCCCGGCTTCATGCCGGCGGAACGCCCGACCTGGAGGCCGTTCGGGCCGCCGTGCGCAGCGCGTATACCTTCTCCGACACGCCTCCGGCCGCCGCCCCGGCCCTGCAGGCCCGCTACGACGCCGAGGGCTGGACCCGTCTGTCGGAGGGCGCCGCGGAAGAGGTGTAA
- the moaC gene encoding cyclic pyranopterin monophosphate synthase MoaC, whose protein sequence is MADPSTLTHPDPEGGVRMMDASQKSDSARTAVAAGRVHLGEEAFRRVREHDIEKGDVLTTAQIAGIMGAKQTDKLIPLCHDATINGVEVDFTFNEDEQAIDVRAFTKSFGVTGVEMEALTAVSVASLTIYDMCKSVTKDIRIGDVHLRAKTGGQSGNWKSKSEDTSPAES, encoded by the coding sequence ATGGCCGATCCTTCTACACTTACCCACCCCGATCCCGAAGGAGGCGTCCGCATGATGGACGCGTCCCAGAAGTCGGACTCCGCCCGGACGGCCGTCGCCGCCGGACGGGTTCACCTGGGCGAGGAGGCGTTCCGGCGCGTCCGGGAGCACGACATCGAGAAGGGCGACGTCCTCACGACCGCCCAGATCGCCGGCATCATGGGGGCCAAACAGACCGACAAGCTCATTCCCCTCTGCCACGACGCCACCATCAACGGCGTGGAGGTCGACTTTACGTTCAACGAGGACGAGCAGGCCATCGATGTTCGGGCCTTTACGAAGTCCTTCGGCGTAACAGGGGTGGAGATGGAGGCGCTGACGGCGGTCTCGGTCGCCTCCCTTACGATCTACGACATGTGCAAGTCGGTCACCAAGGACATCCGCATCGGCGACGTGCACCTGCGCGCCAAGACCGGCGGACAAAGTGGGAACTGGAAGAGCAAGTCCGAGGACACGTCCCCCGCCGAATCCTAG
- a CDS encoding amidohydrolase, whose amino-acid sequence MPPSEFLITNARVYPVNGGTDRPVPASALAVRDGRIAAVGSPAEASTAVPEARRIDAEGRTVVPGFVDAHAHLHELGLALRRADLTDASSPDAVVEKLRAFVADHAPPSDAWLRGHGWDQTEWTPARLPSRGALDAAFPERPVWLTRTDVHAGWANTAALEATVGLDRLHEMSDPDGGHIHCDRTGTPTGVLIDAAMALVEDHIPPPGAAHQDRALSTALRHTARRGITSLHDAGVGLSALRRVRDFLEKDRFPLRLYAMIDGRGETLEHFCDRGPLHHPSGRLDVESVKFFADGALGSRGAALLEDYADAPGTRGFLLHDSNAFREHVRVAHECGFQVNTHAIGDRANRQVLDAYEHVARESTRPLRRPRIEHAQIVAPDDRPRFGRLGVIASVQPAFAPSDHDWAPARLGPDRLTDAYAWRSLQEAGARLAFGSDAPVEPPDPIRGFHAAVTRRDAGGAPNGGWQPDERLPRATALYAHTQGAAYAAFQEDEIGSISVGKRADFVVLSQDLMTVPSDRLLDTEVVATYLGGTPVHTTPDWPDAH is encoded by the coding sequence ATGCCCCCCTCCGAGTTCCTGATTACGAATGCCCGCGTGTACCCCGTCAATGGCGGGACTGACCGGCCCGTCCCCGCCTCGGCCCTGGCCGTCCGCGACGGCCGGATTGCGGCGGTTGGCTCGCCCGCAGAGGCGTCGACGGCCGTTCCGGAGGCCCGGCGCATTGACGCCGAGGGGCGGACCGTCGTGCCCGGCTTCGTCGACGCCCACGCCCACCTGCACGAGTTGGGGCTCGCCCTTCGACGGGCCGACCTCACGGACGCCTCGTCCCCCGACGCGGTCGTGGAAAAACTCCGGGCATTCGTCGCCGACCACGCCCCTCCCTCCGACGCGTGGCTGCGGGGCCACGGGTGGGACCAGACCGAGTGGACGCCCGCTCGCCTCCCCTCCCGTGGCGCCCTGGATGCCGCGTTTCCGGAGCGTCCCGTCTGGCTCACGCGCACGGATGTGCATGCCGGGTGGGCCAACACGGCTGCCCTGGAGGCCACCGTGGGCCTCGACCGCCTCCACGAGATGAGCGACCCCGACGGCGGGCACATCCACTGCGACCGCACCGGCACCCCTACGGGGGTGCTGATCGATGCCGCGATGGCCCTCGTTGAGGACCACATTCCGCCCCCCGGTGCGGCACACCAGGACCGTGCCCTTTCCACGGCCCTCCGCCACACCGCCCGGCGCGGCATTACGAGCCTGCACGACGCCGGGGTGGGGCTCTCGGCCCTCCGACGGGTTCGGGACTTCCTTGAGAAGGATCGCTTCCCGCTCCGGCTGTACGCCATGATCGACGGGCGCGGGGAGACGCTCGAGCATTTTTGTGATCGGGGTCCGCTGCACCACCCGTCCGGCCGCCTCGACGTGGAGTCGGTCAAGTTCTTCGCCGACGGCGCGCTCGGCAGCCGCGGCGCCGCCCTCCTTGAGGACTACGCCGACGCGCCGGGCACCCGCGGCTTCCTCCTCCACGACAGCAACGCGTTCCGGGAGCACGTGCGGGTGGCGCACGAGTGTGGGTTTCAGGTCAACACCCACGCCATCGGCGACCGGGCCAACCGACAGGTGCTGGACGCGTACGAACACGTCGCCCGAGAGAGCACCCGTCCGCTCCGCCGGCCCCGGATCGAACACGCCCAGATCGTGGCCCCCGACGACCGCCCCCGCTTCGGCCGCCTCGGCGTGATTGCCTCCGTCCAACCGGCATTTGCGCCGAGCGATCACGACTGGGCCCCGGCGCGGCTTGGCCCGGACCGACTCACAGACGCCTACGCGTGGCGAAGCCTGCAGGAGGCGGGCGCCCGCCTCGCCTTCGGGTCCGATGCGCCGGTCGAGCCCCCCGACCCGATCCGGGGCTTTCATGCCGCTGTCACGCGCCGGGACGCCGGCGGAGCGCCCAACGGGGGCTGGCAGCCCGACGAGCGGCTGCCCCGCGCCACGGCCCTCTACGCCCACACCCAGGGCGCCGCGTACGCTGCGTTTCAGGAGGACGAGATCGGATCCATATCCGTAGGCAAACGCGCCGACTTCGTGGTACTCTCTCAGGACCTCATGACGGTGCCGTCCGACCGCCTTCTGGACACGGAGGTCGTGGCGACGTACCTGGGGGGCACTCCGGTGCACACAACCCCCGACTGGCCGGACGCACACTAA